In one Liolophura sinensis isolate JHLJ2023 chromosome 11, CUHK_Ljap_v2, whole genome shotgun sequence genomic region, the following are encoded:
- the LOC135477682 gene encoding LOW QUALITY PROTEIN: D-3-phosphoglycerate dehydrogenase-like (The sequence of the model RefSeq protein was modified relative to this genomic sequence to represent the inferred CDS: deleted 1 base in 1 codon), whose translation MVVTLKKVLISDEVDARCAEILQTNGIEVVKNTKLSKEELIAEIGKYDGLIVRSATKVTADVLAAATNLKIIGRAGTGVDNIDCNLATKKGIIVMNTPGGNTLSAAEHTCAMICSLSREIPQAVASVKDGRWERKKFMGSELYGKTLGIIGLGRIGKEVAIRMQSFGMTTIGFDPIIPAEVSVEFNVEWLPLDQIWPRADYITVHTPLIPATTNLINEKVFAACKKGVRVINVARGGIIDEVALLKALESRQCGGAGLDVYVEEPLKDFSLVQHPKVICTPHLGANTVEAQSRVAMEIAEQFVDLVQGKSLFGAINAQALSNALSPTSQPIISLGDGLGRLAGALGGVVTEPTTVTVQTYGSSLRGTGAYLGAAVLAGILKTVRSGNHLNLISAPVIAKELGYQLKTSHEDSPQNGYPALVTVTLQSGSASPITVSGTSSGASALLVAIGDATLPSPFSLQGDVIAFRSQANPQILSAVSGALAGANSSLLSYGASVPVKGQMWGFARVTPPVGDLSVLKLHTDFSVQLAM comes from the exons AAATATGATGGGTTAATCGTACGCTCAGCCACCAAAGTGACAGCAGATGTATTAGCAGCGgccacaaacctcaaaataattGGCCGTGCAGGGACGGGTGTGGACAACATAGACTGTAACCTAGCAACCAAGAAAGGCATCATTGTCATGAA CACACCTGGAGGAAATACGTTGAGTGCTGCTGAACACACGTGTGCCATGATCTGTTCACTGTCCAG AGAAATCCCACAAGCGGTGGCATCCGTGAAAGATGGCCGATGGGAACGTAAGAAGTTCATGGGGTCAGAGTTGTACGGCAAAACGCTGGGC ATTATCGGACTGGGCAGAATAGGCAAGGAGGTTGCGATTCGTATGCAGTCCTTTGGCATGACG ACTATAGGTTTTGATCCCATCATACCTGCTGAAGTGAGTGTCGAATTCAATGTGGAGTGGCTTCCCCTTGACCAGATCTGGCCGCGTGCGGACTACATCACAGTACATACGCCGCTCATTCCGGCCACAACCA aCTTAATCAATGAGAAGGTGTTTGCTGCCTGTAAGAAAGGCGTACGCGTGATCAATGTTGCCAGGGGCGGGATCATTGATGAGGTGGCATTGCTGAAGGCGCTAGAATCGCGTCAGTGTGGAGGCGCAGGGCTGGATGTTTACGTGGAA GAACCTCTGAAGGACTTCTCCTTGGTCCAGCACCCGAAAGTCATCTGCACACCTCACCTGGGAGCGAACACAGTGGAGGCTCAGAGTCGGGTTGCCATGGAAATAGCTGAGCAGTTTGTTGATCTGGTTCAGGGAAAGAGTCTCTTTGGTGCT ATCAATGCCCAGGCACTGTCAAATGCTCTCAGTCCAACCAGCCAGCCAATCATTAGCTTAGGGGATGGGCTAGGTCGCCTAGCAGGTGCTCTGGGAGGCGTGGTCACCGAGCCCACCACGGTGACAGTGCAAACTTATG GATCATCATTAAGAGGTACTGGGGCGTACCTGGGGGCAGCCGTCCTGGCCGGGATCCTGAAGACTGTGAGGTCAGGTAACCATCTAAACTTGATCAGCGCACCTGTCATCGCTAAGGAGCTGGGATACCAG TTGAAGACCAGTCATGAGGACAGTCCACAAAACGGCTACCCTGCCTTGGTTACTGTAACTCTCCAGTCGGGATCAGCATCCCCCATCACTGTCAGCGGGACCTCATCAGGTGCAAGTGCACTGCTAGTTGCCATTGGGGACGCTACCTTGCCATCTCCTTTTAGCCTTCAGGGGGACGTCATTGCTTTCAGAAGTCAGGCTAACCCTCAGATCCTCTCTGCAGTGTCAG GTGCTCTTGCTGGAGCCAACTCTTCGCTGTTGTCGTATGGCGCCTCAGTGCCGGTGAAAGGTCAGATGTGGGGCTTCGCTCGTGTCACGCCACCTGTTGGTGACCTTAGTGTCCTAAAGTTACACACAGACTTCTCCGTCCAGCTGGCGATGTAG